The Methanococcoides methylutens genome segment AATATCAACTATCATCATACCGCTGGACTCGACAACTCCCCGGATACCCGGCATTCCGTTGTACTTCAGGCGTACATCGACGTTCACGATGTCATCCACAACCACATCGGTTGAATCGTATTCAACATCCAGCTCGATCTCCTCATGCTCGATGACTTCCGGAAGGATCACATTGAACTTCCTGACAAGCTGGTAGTTGAGCTCTCCGCTTCCCTCCAGAGTCATGTTGACACTTTCCACACCTTCAGGGACCTCGATGATGTTGACCACATCGTAGTTCTCGGATGTGACCCTGAGGCTCTTGAGCTCCTCACCATCTCCGGTCACGGTTATGGTAGCATCCACGTCCCTTCCTGCAGTTGCTGCAGCAGTCATCAGTGCCCTGAACGCCATGACGGTATCCTGGGTGCTTGAGAATCCTCCGTTGGAATTACGCTGTGCTGCGATCCATTTGAGGGATGAGCTTGCTGCAGGGTCATTGACCTCTATCAGGGCAAGGGTTGCATAGGCTGTGGTCTCAACGTTCTTGCTTGAAACAGGATAGATGCCATAGCCACCGTATTCGTAAGGTTCCGGAACCACGTCATCATAACCCCAGTACATGCCGTTCTCATCTTCCTTTGCCATTGCAAGAAGCTTGGTTCTTGCCTCGTCTGCCCTCTCGCTCTCAAGCTTTTCAAGGGCAAGCGTTCCAATTGCAAGAGTGTATGGATCATCCTGGGCATCGAGGTTTTCTTCCAGATAACTCAGAGCACCGTTCATGACCTCATCAGTGGCATAGCCGTACTCATCCAGTGCAAGGGTGACGTATGCTGTCAGGGCATAGGTACCACTGAGACCACCCATCATGTCCTGGTGAATAACGAATCCCACGGATTCCCAGGAACCGTCCTCCTTCTGGTGTGAGATGATCCAGTCCGCTGCTTCACTGAGAATGTTCTCGTCAATGGTGGTAACATCCCTGGCACCGCTGAACTGTGAGAGTACGAACGCTGTAAGCCACAGGCTGCCTTCAGGATCGCTTTCACCGAATGCGGAGAAGGCACCGTCCGAATGCCTGAAGGTCAGCTCCCTCTGGTAGCCGGTGATTATGTAGGTCTGTGCCTTGGCCTCGATCTCCGGGTTCTGCTGTCCGGTAGCCTTGAGGTATCTCAGCACTTCCACATCGGTTGAGAACAGCATCATGTTCTGCTCACCACAGCCGTATGGCATGCCCAGAAGGTCATCCACACCGGTAATGGTCTGTGCCACAATGCTTGGTGTAAAGCTCACCAGCACCTTTTCGGAATCAGGCACGATGTCCACAGGCAGAGTGGTATCCAGTTCAACGGAACCCTCTTTGAGGATGCCATTGTCCACGATCTCCCTTGTGACACCTTCAGCCTCGACGATGACTGTCTTGCGAACAGCATCGGCCTTCTCTGTGGTCTGTCCTGTCAGCTCCACCTCCTGGACACCTACTTCCGTGGGCCTGATTGTAAAGCTTGCATGGGTCACACTGTTGGCGTCCACACTGACCTTTACCACATCCTCGCCCACCAGATCGAACCAGTCCGCACCGGAAAGTGTCAGCTGTACGTCCTGAGGTTTGTCAAGATAGTTGTAGACCTGCACCTGTACAGGGAACTCTTCGCCACGAATTACGGCATATGGAAGGTCAGGGTCTATGAAGAAGTCCTGGAAAACTGTCAGGCCTGCTTCGGATATTCCAATACCTTCCGGACTGGAGGACACTGCATGCAGCCTCCAGGTGGTGATGGAATCCGGTGCGTTCAGGTCAAGGGAAGCCAGTCCGCTCTCATCCGTCATGATATCAGGCATCCAGATCCATGTTTCAGGGAAGAACTGCCTTACCCTTTCCGGCTCTGCAAGTGGAGTTCCTGCACCTGAATCAGTTGGCTCCATAGGGGCTGCTGCAGGTTCTTCCATCATAACTTCTTCCTCAACCATTTCCATGTCATCCATTGCGAACATGCGGTCGACAAAGCCGCCGTCTTCCACTTCGGCCTGACCTTTAGGAACATCAAGTCCGCCGGATGCCAGGACTATCAGTCCTGCATCATCAATCACATCACCTGCGGTCTCTTGATACCAGTAATAATTTGGATGAGCCTCTACCTGTGGCTCCATGAACCTGATCTCAAGCTCATCGAAGACCTGCTTCAGGTTGAGCCTGCCCTCGCTCAGTGCATAGACCGATTCATCGACTATGGAAAGGCCGATCATGGACTGAGTACCTGCATCCAGTTCCACTGAGACATTATCTCCGGGAGCTACCGTGTCCTTATCGAATCCCGATGACAGGTCCACTTGAGTGCTGAACTGCACATCGAATGGCAGGCTGTCGGCGGAAACCTCACTGTTCGGATTAATCATGTAGGCGACCACTTTTGCAGTGGGGCTCATCTGCGGTGTTACCGGGATGCTGATCTGTGGTTCATCGCTGGTAGCAGAATATACGGTCCTGCCGTTTGCGAACACATCATAGAACACCGTTCCCTTGTTGGTGGAATATACCTTGAAGACGATGTTCTCTCCAACCTCAGGTGTGCCCTCACTCACCTGGCTCAGGTGAAGGAAGCTCGCACTCGGGGAGTATACGGAATTCAGATGATCGGAAACGTCGACGCCTTCCGAGCTGGCAGAGATGTCCACCTCAAGAGTATCCTCAGGTACTTCCAGTGCCACAAGAGCAACACCGTTCTCAGTGCTGACAATCTGCTTCTGCTCGTCCCGGTCATAGTTATCATCAAGGAAGCTCACAACAAGACTTACGTCCTTCTCCAGTGGTTCTCCTCCGGGGTCCTTTGTGACTATCAGGACCTGAAGCGGCATACCCGGCTTGATGGAATCGGACTCAGGTATCATCTGGAGAACAAGCTCTTCCTGCGCGATGGTAAGCAGTTCAGTGGTTTCCTCGCTATGCCCACCGGTGTCTGTTACGGTAACATTGAGCATAACACTGCCCTGTCCACCGGAACCAAAGGTACCTGCAACATACTCTGTGGGTGGAAGCTCGAACTCCACAGAGCCTTCCTCAAGTGAGCCGCTGAAGGTAGCATACTCCTCCCACACACCCACATACTTCATGGCCTCGATCTCGACGTCACCTTCGACATCCTTTCCAAAGAAGTACTGTGCAGAGACCGTTCCTGTGATGGGGTCATCCACAAGGAACCAGCTCTTCTCGGTTGAAGCTTCCACATCGAACTTCGGAAGCACATATTTCTCCACCCTGATGTCCACCTGTGACATGGATGAGCCTGAAGTTGCCTTTATTTTCCAGGTACCAAGGTTCAGCTCGGAGGCCAGCGGCAGGTCAAAATAGGCAACACCGTACTCGTTGGTGGTAAG includes the following:
- a CDS encoding alpha-2-macroglobulin family protein: MRSVAIVQKSFIVLFLLSCIVMAGCIGQDEDVDYPPANEALSCEEGGTYSSEDEYLILVPKAFFSGGETSVTMSSFLGDAPVSRCVEYTLTSASGEVVPLVKAATSDSGNSVAKFDVPEVEEGSYTLTATPVGAESGFETTIKVVQNNPIFIETDKPIYKPGQTIHVRLLSLNNNLVPVVQNTTVEISDAKGVKVFKDDLTTNEYGVAYFDLPLASELNLGTWKIKATSGSSMSQVDIRVEKYVLPKFDVEASTEKSWFLVDDPITGTVSAQYFFGKDVEGDVEIEAMKYVGVWEEYATFSGSLEEGSVEFELPPTEYVAGTFGSGGQGSVMLNVTVTDTGGHSEETTELLTIAQEELVLQMIPESDSIKPGMPLQVLIVTKDPGGEPLEKDVSLVVSFLDDNYDRDEQKQIVSTENGVALVALEVPEDTLEVDISASSEGVDVSDHLNSVYSPSASFLHLSQVSEGTPEVGENIVFKVYSTNKGTVFYDVFANGRTVYSATSDEPQISIPVTPQMSPTAKVVAYMINPNSEVSADSLPFDVQFSTQVDLSSGFDKDTVAPGDNVSVELDAGTQSMIGLSIVDESVYALSEGRLNLKQVFDELEIRFMEPQVEAHPNYYWYQETAGDVIDDAGLIVLASGGLDVPKGQAEVEDGGFVDRMFAMDDMEMVEEEVMMEEPAAAPMEPTDSGAGTPLAEPERVRQFFPETWIWMPDIMTDESGLASLDLNAPDSITTWRLHAVSSSPEGIGISEAGLTVFQDFFIDPDLPYAVIRGEEFPVQVQVYNYLDKPQDVQLTLSGADWFDLVGEDVVKVSVDANSVTHASFTIRPTEVGVQEVELTGQTTEKADAVRKTVIVEAEGVTREIVDNGILKEGSVELDTTLPVDIVPDSEKVLVSFTPSIVAQTITGVDDLLGMPYGCGEQNMMLFSTDVEVLRYLKATGQQNPEIEAKAQTYIITGYQRELTFRHSDGAFSAFGESDPEGSLWLTAFVLSQFSGARDVTTIDENILSEAADWIISHQKEDGSWESVGFVIHQDMMGGLSGTYALTAYVTLALDEYGYATDEVMNGALSYLEENLDAQDDPYTLAIGTLALEKLESERADEARTKLLAMAKEDENGMYWGYDDVVPEPYEYGGYGIYPVSSKNVETTAYATLALIEVNDPAASSSLKWIAAQRNSNGGFSSTQDTVMAFRALMTAAATAGRDVDATITVTGDGEELKSLRVTSENYDVVNIIEVPEGVESVNMTLEGSGELNYQLVRKFNVILPEVIEHEEIELDVEYDSTDVVVDDIVNVDVRLKYNGMPGIRGVVESSGMMIVDIAVPTGFTPVPASLEALKEDGTITRYEIAGRKVVLYIDEMMAGEEMNFSLQMRAMFPVKAMVQESSAYSYYNPDVKAEAKGMDINVT